Within the Alphaproteobacteria bacterium genome, the region GACTTGCCTGTCAACGACAAAACCATCTGTGATTCCACCGGCGCACTGGCGCTCGATCACGTGCCGAAGACCATGGCAGTGATCGGCGGCGGCTATATTGGGCTCGAGATCGGCACAGCCTTCACCAAGCTCGGTGCGGCAGTCACGATTGTCGAAGCGGAAAGCCGTGTCCTGCCGACCATGGACGCGCATCTGACGCGCCCCGTCGCGCGGCGTCTCAAGGCGCTCGGCGTCGAGGTTAAGCTCGGCACCCGGGCACTCGCCCATTCCCGTGGAAAACTGGCCATCTCGAACGGCAAGAACGAAACTAAGATCCCCGCTGAGGTCGTGGTGATCGCGATCGGCCGGCGGCCCAATACGGACAACTTGGGCCTGGACCTGACCAACCTGCGCAGCGATGAAACCGGCCTGCTTACGGTCGCCGATGACCGCCGCGTGGCACGGCATATCGCCGCCATCGGCGACATTACACCGGGCCGCGCGCTCGCCCACAAGGCAACAGCCGAGGCGCAAGTGGCTGCAGAGGCGCTTTGCGGCCGCAACACGGCGTTCGTGGCTGGGAGCGTACCGGCGGTGGTGTTCTCCGACCCTGAAATTGCCACGGTGGGCTTGAGCGAGGCGGAAGCAAAGGCGGAGGGAATGGAGCCGCTGGCTGCTAGGTTCCCGCTTGCAGCCTCGGGGCGCGGCCGCACGATCAACGCGAGCGAGGGCTTCGTCGAGATCATTTCCGACAAGGCAGATGAGCGCGTGCTCGGCGTACATATCGTCGGCCCACACGCCTCGGAACTCATCGCCGAAGGCGCGGTCGCCGTCGAGATGGGAGCGAGCCTTGAAGATGTGGCGCTTACCATCCACCCGCATCCGACACTTAGCGAGCAGATAGCCGAGGCTGCGCATATTGCGCTGGGACACCCCATCCACATCAGCACGCCCAAGAACCGGAAGAGGAGCAAGTCATAAAAATATTTGTGACCGGCGCGACCGGCTTCATCGGCGGCTCGGTAGCTGCTCACCTGATAGCCGCCGGACATAGCGTGACGGGCCTGGTGCGTTCGCAGGCAAAGGCCGATGCGCTTGGCATGCCATCGGTCATCGGCACTCTCGAAGACCGCGATGTGTTGAGCGGCGCGGCATCACAGGCGGACGCCGTGGTCAATGCGGCAAATACCAGCCACCGCGGTGTCGTGGAAATTTTCCTCGAAGCCATGTCGGGTAGCGGCAAGACCTTTGTCCAGACCAGCGGCTCTAGCATCGTCGGCGACATGGCGCGCGGCGAGGCGGGAGACGCAGTCTATGACGAGGGCAGCAAGATCACGCCCCTACCCGGGCGCGCCGATCGCGTCATCATCGACGACATGGTGCGTGCTGCCGGCAACGACGAACTCCGTACCGCCATCGTCTGCCCGACCCTGATTTACGGCGAAGGCCTGGGTCTGAACAAGCACAGCATGCAGGTGCCCTGGCTATTCGCGCTGGCCGAAAAGCATGGCGGCGTGCCGCGCCATATCGGCAGCGGCGGCAATATCTGGTCGAACGTCCACATCACGGACCTGGTGGAGCTTTATCGCCTCGTCCTCGAAGGCGCGCCAACCGGGAGCTTCTATTTTGCCGAGAACGGCGAGGCCTCGATGCGCGAGCTTTGCGAAGCAATCAGCCGCACTTTGGATCAAGGCGGCAGAACCGCACACATGAATCTTGAAGAAGGCATCGCCGAATGGGGTGAAGGCGCTGCCAACTACACCATGGGCTCAAACAGCCGCGTCCGCGGCAAGCGTGCCCGCAGCGAACTCGGCTGGTCGCCAAGCGGGCCGAGCGTGCTCGAAGAGATAGAGCACGGCTGCTACGCGCGTTAATAAGGGCTCGACAACCAAACGATCTGGCCGCCTTGGACGAGGCTGTACTCCTCGATGGCGCCGCCGCGAAGGCTATGCGCCTGCACGGTCGCGAGCAGTAGAGTTTCGCCCGGACCCGCGTCGAATAGGGCCGTTACGTCGAGCACGCCGGAGGACTCCCAGTTGCCGATATCGTCGGGCTTGGGATCGTCATCAACCACTGAGCGGTTCATTTCGGCAATTCGCTCAGCCTCACCGGTCTCAGGATCCAGCCGCCATATAGAAGCCTCGTGGCCCGAGATGCGGCCGAACGACCCCATTTTCTCGGCCCGGTCTTCCTGCACGGTGATGACACCATCGTCACCCCAATCCAGATTGTCCGGGTTGCGCAAGCCGTGGTCTGGGCCGGGTTGCGACTGGTCGCCATCGTAGAGCACGGTCACGTCGGCAGGCACGGCCAACCAACCTGAGCCGAAATCGATATCGACAAGATAGGTGGTGCCCCAGCGATCCGAAGAGAAAGCGCCGCCGCCGGTAGATGCGAGCACCGCGCGGCTACCGTCATGTGGGTCGGTGGCTACA harbors:
- a CDS encoding NAD-dependent epimerase/dehydratase family protein — protein: MKIFVTGATGFIGGSVAAHLIAAGHSVTGLVRSQAKADALGMPSVIGTLEDRDVLSGAASQADAVVNAANTSHRGVVEIFLEAMSGSGKTFVQTSGSSIVGDMARGEAGDAVYDEGSKITPLPGRADRVIIDDMVRAAGNDELRTAIVCPTLIYGEGLGLNKHSMQVPWLFALAEKHGGVPRHIGSGGNIWSNVHITDLVELYRLVLEGAPTGSFYFAENGEASMRELCEAISRTLDQGGRTAHMNLEEGIAEWGEGAANYTMGSNSRVRGKRARSELGWSPSGPSVLEEIEHGCYAR
- the lpdA gene encoding dihydrolipoyl dehydrogenase, which codes for MVVGQIEDPLDFVVVGAGPGGYATALRAAQLGRKVTLIDRDGADGIGGVCLRVGCIPSKALIEAAELAQRTRDAANMGIDATLNAIDMPRIQKWKGEIVSGLTDGVRMLLKQADVEIAAGDFHFTGAKAGVIATKDGQPRFVRFEDLVLATGSRPVTLADLPVNDKTICDSTGALALDHVPKTMAVIGGGYIGLEIGTAFTKLGAAVTIVEAESRVLPTMDAHLTRPVARRLKALGVEVKLGTRALAHSRGKLAISNGKNETKIPAEVVVIAIGRRPNTDNLGLDLTNLRSDETGLLTVADDRRVARHIAAIGDITPGRALAHKATAEAQVAAEALCGRNTAFVAGSVPAVVFSDPEIATVGLSEAEAKAEGMEPLAARFPLAASGRGRTINASEGFVEIISDKADERVLGVHIVGPHASELIAEGAVAVEMGASLEDVALTIHPHPTLSEQIAEAAHIALGHPIHISTPKNRKRSKS